A genomic region of Kluyveromyces marxianus DMKU3-1042 DNA, complete genome, chromosome 5 contains the following coding sequences:
- the TPC1 gene encoding thiamine transporter TPC1 yields the protein MSNNSNGKDHLRKGQKVAWYDSMIAGSVSGVVARVATAPMDTVKIRYQLQPLHETKYQGLISTVRTIVKEEGVRALWKGNVPATAMYVIYGAVQFGSYTGFNNIVSKRWPDTLSQHVQSLVVGALAGVTSSGASYPLDLLRTRLVADRNITGTRLIEVCRETMQTEGLRGFFTGISTAMTTVTLSTATMFLTYESVNILCEKHESQPWSQPLRASSGMIAGLVSKTIVFPIDTLRRRMQIMNSKRTSSFTELPQVYENYRYKSSISIVLDILKREGPVALYKGLTVGLLKSVPTTAISLFVYEKCMVLLEEVSTA from the coding sequence ATGAGTAATAATTCGAACGGCAAAGACCATTTGCGGAAAGGCCAGAAGGTAGCATGGTACGATTCTATGATAGCTGGCTCTGTTTCTGGGGTTGTAGCGCGAGTGGCAACCGCTCCGATGGATACGGTCAAGATTCGGTACCAATTGCAGCCGCTACACGAGACAAAGTACCAAGGGCTAATATCAACGGTGCGCACAATAGTGAAAGAGGAGGGAGTACGAGCGCTATGGAAAGGCAATGTACCAGCGACTGCTATGTATGTGATATACGGGGCCGTGCAATTCGGATCTTACACAGGCTTCAACAACATTGTGTCCAAGAGGTGGCCAGACACACTTTCACAGCACGTCCAAAGTCTTGTTGTCGGAGCCCTAGCCGGAGTAACCAGCTCGGGGGCATCTTACCCATTGGATTTACTCCGAACAAGGCTAGTCGCAGACAGAAATATCACAGGTACCCGCTTGATCGAAGTCTGTAGAGAAACAATGCAAACCGAGGGATTACGAGGCTTCTTCACAGGTATCTCCACGGCAATGACCACTGTTACTTTGTCCACAGCCACCATGTTTCTGACATACGAGTCTGTGAACATCCTATGCGAAAAACACGAGTCCCAACCCTGGTCCCAACCGCTCCGTGCGTCTTCCGGAATGATAGCAGGACTGGTTTCAAAGACCATCGTATTCCCAATCGACACTCTCCGTCGCCGCATGCAGATAATGAACTCAAAACGAACATCCAGCTTCACCGAACTCCCACAGGTGTACGAAAACTACCGCTACAAATCATCAATCTCCATAGTGCTTGACATACTCAAACGCGAGGGTCCCGTAGCGCTTTACAAAGGGCTCACCGTTGGCCTTTTGAAGTCTGTTCCAACCACGGCCATCAGTCTTTTCGTATACGAGAAGTGCATGGTCCTATTAGAGGAGGTATCCACTGCATAG
- the RRP46 gene encoding exosome non-catalytic core subunit RRP46, whose product MQASTQVLSHVDGSSTVLSNGTKVICSVSGPIEPKARQELPTQLSLEIIVKPAEGVQSTREKLVEDQVRAVLTPVLARYLHPRQLVQICFQVLEAGERVEYTVKEVSVCVNAAILALIDAGVPMLSMGCGTSLGILRENGQIIVNPSFEQLEQCESVHVCCLELGTDVEKNVEVRNVLLLDSVGSFSETQLFQVLEAGEKECIRLYTEMRQTAKEKVARDFIWKG is encoded by the coding sequence ATGCAAGCTTCGACCCAAGTCTTGAGCCATGTTGATGGTTCTTCAACAGTTCTCAGCAATGGAACTAAAGTAATATGCTCTGTCTCGGGCCCTATCGAGCCTAAGGCTAGACAAGAACTTCCCACCCAGCTGTCATTGGAGATTATTGTAAAGCCAGCTGAGGGTGTACAGAGTACTCGTGAAAAGCTAGTTGAAGATCAAGTACGTGCCGTGCTAACTCCTGTTCTTGCTAGATACTTGCATCCTCGTCAGTTGGTACAGATATGTTTCCAAGTGTTAGAAGCCGGAGAGCGTGTTGAATACACAGTGAAGGAGGTGAGTGTTTGTGTGAATGCTGCTATACTAGCTTTGATAGATGCTGGTGTACCTATGCTCAGTATGGGATGCGGTACCAGTCTCGGAATTTTACGTGAAAACGGGCAAATAATAGTAAATCCTAGCTTTGAGCAACTGGAGCAATGCGAATCTGTACATGTGTGCTGTCTGGAACTGGGTACTGATGTTGAGAAAAACGTGGAAGTCAGAAATGTGTTGCTTTTGGACAGTGTAGGGAGCTTTAGTGAGACCCAATTGTTCCAAGTCCTTGAGGCGGGCGAAAAGGAATGCATCAGGTTATACACGGAAATGAGGCAAACAGCCAAGGAGAAAGTTGCCAGAGATTTCATTTGGAAAGGATAG
- a CDS encoding flavin reductase like domain-containing protein, with the protein MILCNARLIYESFAKRCYSTSKISINEVTKQKFRETMGRICNQAMILTTAVPIHCSHDKFRGVTLSSVTSLSLKPVPLVQFNLQLPSFTSDFLHDFNHFALHLMKPNAQSIELARNFSKGAMRHADNDEIIPTQPFIGLSEGLEYDTYEIEGTNLRIPLLKNAERVIVCQGLKHFNVGDHEIWVGKVEDIVNRSLEDGIEGDDPVSGGLLYCNRDFYSVGNPIKRNKE; encoded by the coding sequence ATGATTCTATGTAATGCTAGATTGATATATGAGAGTTTTGCGAAGCGGTGTTACAGTACAAGTAAGATATCTATCAATGAAGTAACAAAGCAAAAGTTCAGAGAGACCATGGGCAGAATTTGCAACCAAGCCATGATCCTTACAACAGCTGTTCCGATCCATTGTAGTCACGATAAGTTTAGAGGTGTTACTTTATCTAGTGTGACATCCCTATCCCTGAAACCAGTGCCATTAGTTCAGTTTAATCTTCAACTTCCGTCATTTACGTCCGATTTCCTTCATGACTTCAACCATTTTGCTTTACATTTGATGAAACCTAATGCGCAATCAATTGAACTGGCCCGCAATTTCAGTAAAGGAGCCATGAGACATGCTGATAATGACGAGATAATTCCTACACAACCATTTATCGGATTGAGCGAGGGGTTGGAGTATGATACTTACGAAATAGAAGGCACTAATCTGAGAATACCATTGCTGAAGAATGCGGAGAGAGTGATAGTTTGCCAGGGATTGAAGCATTTCAACGTAGGTGATCATGAAATATGGGTCGGTAAGGTAGAAGACATTGTTAACCGCTCTTTAGAAGATGGGATCGAAGGAGATGATCCCGTTAGCGGTGGGCTACTATACTGCAACAGAGACTTTTATTCTGTGGGAAATCCTATCAAGAGAAATAAAGAATAA
- the PIS1 gene encoding CDP-diacylglycerol--inositol 3-phosphatidyltransferase, producing the protein MSKSEAGSKEAKVNAKDVLWYIPNQIGYLRVVTMILSLFLMAKHPLWTMWVYGVSCLLDALDGTMARKYGQTSSFGAVLDMVTDRSTTTALICFLCVAYPAWSPIFQLLVALDISSHYIHMYATLSTGSQSHKAIEKEQWLLNLYYTKRKVLFSICALNEMFYMGLYIMAFPQFRSYAVPVLGQVHIGGVIALVCLPGYIFKQIANVVQLNRAALMLANKDAAEATERRLKQKHN; encoded by the coding sequence atgagCAAATCAGAAGCAGGATCTAAGGAGGCGAAGGTGAATGCTAAGGATGTTTTATGGTATATACCCAACCAGATCGGGTATTTGCGTGTTGTGACGATGATTTTGTCGTTGTTTTTGATGGCGAAGCACCCATTATGGACGATGTGGGTTTATGGAGTGTCGTGTTTGTTGGATGCTCTTGACGGTACGATGGCTCGTAAGTACGGGCAGACGAGTTCATTTGGCGCTGTTTTGGATATGGTGACGGATAGATCCACTACGACTGCGTTGATCTGTTTCTTGTGCGTTGCATATCCTGCATGGTCCCCTATCTTCCAGCTTCTTGTTGCGTTGGACATTTCGAGCCATTACATCCACATGTATGCGACTTTGAGCACTGGATCGCAGTCGCACAAGGCGATCGAGAAGGAGCAATGGCTCCTCAATTTGTACTACACGAAGCGTAAAGTACTTTTCTCGATCTGTGCGTTGAACGAGATGTTCTACATGGGCTTGTACATCATGGCATTTCCTCAGTTCAGATCGTACGCAGTTCCTGTTCTAGGGCAAGTGCACATCGGTGGTGTCATTGCCCTTGTATGTTTGCCCGGCTATATCTTCAAGCAGATCGCCAACGTCGTGCAATTGAACCGTGCTGCCTTGATGTTGGCGAACAAAGACGCTGCCGAAGCTACGGAGAGAAGATTGAAGCAGAAGCACAATTGA
- the ALE2 gene encoding Ale2p, with translation MEDVSRSVLSQYLPECICNNMDAFIRTVMTLPAHPHLSQHVVPFLESNKWITSPSILSHLHTVLYIAFGYHLLFLVSMWFIFPPIAGYRLSWNTKDANRNKRELVIQSSLRLVSWIQSLIVLYLSFEAILYNNSVHPQSNSYDRIFRSDPYNVQVCVFAIGYFLWDIYISLVYSTMPFVLHGVVSTVVYTIGLKPYINYYAGIFLMFELSNPFLNFRWLGIKYMPQLTNDPASRTLAAKICNVVQLVNNIILIVVFFAARICWGFYQFFRLCKDFYAVRNDPHFLPLDTSIIVVGNLSLDVLNLIWMSSMLAVAARIIKKGGKVQDK, from the coding sequence atggagGACGTTTCACGCTCAGTGCTCTCGCAATACTTGCCAGAATGCATCTGTAACAACATGGACGCTTTTATCAGAACCGTGATGACTCTGCCAGCACACCCTCATTTGAGTCAGCATGTAGTTCCATTCCTGGAATCGAACAAATGGATCACTTCTCCTTCGATCTTATCGCATTTGCACACGGTTTTGTACATTGCTTTCGGATACCACCTACTTTTCCTGGTGTCCATGTGGTTCATCTTCCCTCCAATTGCCGGATACAGGCTCTCCTGGAACACCAAGGACGCTAACCGTAACAAAAGAGAGCTTGTCATCCAAAGTTCCTTGCGTCTGGTCAGCTGGATCCAGTCGTTGATCGTTCTATACCTCAGTTTCGAGGCCATCTTGTACAACAACAGTGTCCACCCACAATCGAACTCGTACGACCGGATTTTCCGCAGCGACCCATACAACGTCCAGGTGTGTGTCTTTGCCATCGGGTATTTCCTATGGGACATCTACATCTCCCTAGTGTACTCCACCATGCCATTCGTCCTGCACGGCGTCGTTTCCACCGTCGTCTACACCATCGGTCTCAAGCCATACATCAACTACTACGCAGGAATCTTCCTCATGTTCGAACTCTCAAACCCATTCCTCAACTTCAGATGGCTGGGTATCAAGTACATGCCACAGCTCACCAATGACCCCGCCTCCCGCACCCTTGCAGCCAAAATCTGCAACGTCGTACAGCTCGTCAACAAcatcatcctcatcgtTGTTTTCTTCGCTGCAAGAATCTGCTGGGGCTTCTACCAGTTTTTCAGACTATGCAAAGACTTCTACGCTGTCAGAAACGACCCACACTTCCTCCCACTCGATACCTCCATCATCGTGGTCGGAAACCTCTCGCTCGACGTTTTGAACCTCATCTGGATGTCGTCAATGCTCGCTGTCGCTGCAAGAATCATCAAGAAAGGTGGGAAAGTTCAAGACAAATGA
- the RGC1 gene encoding protein ASK10, whose amino-acid sequence MDNRGQEGQIGSEAGQQEGYQEQAEWEECSVPETWSIDSGDSNYLLDLADETEYEDILPKTHFNSPYYINVPTPKHSTLSGQAGGSSVGVSPAAGVNASDGLDLYDDGTASFVREYPTDILADRFHKWRKILKGLVVYLREVAYSQEQYARINYSLKNAVKFSFLSDLDENTSKVFDPLTKNMPQKKPQPSPAMKSPREEKPDPFASASNFSASTATFNTSSLDLGQELQLEPHEGCSGSGFMSFGSGSIQDIQVILKKYHLSMSSQQIKSSKEITQQIIPKLEDLRKDLNHKIKEIKELNADFKTNIQEHVALTGQLLHKYIASVNFLNDSAQRSDLIKLKKNQALKPKHDPYLLKLQLDLQLKRQLLEENYLQEAYINLQTSGMELEKIIFSTVQKTLQRFSSIIDANARVSINNLCKELQKGILSKPPCVEWDNFVTHHPRCLLPWKSTEPIPQPRKLSDIRYPKMKSSMAKCIRAGYLLRKSKYLKSYNKSYFVLTSNYLHEFKSSNFFKLTQDNSEKDDHAIVPSSNNKSRSIVPLMSISLNDSELIEEQDKFTINCKSTYIQQEEQKESFSQDIKKITKSTSTISKFFKQGSSKQSKLHLSLTPNNSSLNVSGGATGKGDNEDNVKSSSITFKRPNDVDVKEFKKWIANLKDLTSFSNTAARSKYIEEKILKAHSKVAASSSLNLAQSSKTTSMHLNSQSTPSLAQRPEYIQITPSSMQLNMRSKVNTPAIDDNGNLIFASERPRAMFNSESMMMSQPQIPSNDASPSSFVSNDSYAASNKQGLTSPQQGGMSYAITSNGMTPVHQPNPSQQGHHSRNVSGGGSSLGPGSMFNTDFKFTPTQNVSSGPVTSASNNSSGSGGGYFAIPVQNNSQNNSQNNSHNNSTAVSQASTPGTHSPIQGSNVNSNQGLTSNGPYGHTKSPSDVIPRIHINELEAPMPVKVSPVNYPPEPRNNRNGPYNNLKKNSSASSVPSINSLYTASPVLSNPAHNSSSPSLQAGKPQTQPVRRHKKTVSFNSLNSLMFSKKAGNPSNNQYLSDAKINEDDDPDGINIHGSLYS is encoded by the coding sequence ATGGATAATCGGGGCCAAGAAGGTCAGATAGGCTCAGAAGCAGGCCAACAAGAGGGGTATCAGGAGCAAGCTGAATGGGAGGAGTGCTCTGTTCCGGAAACCTGGTCTATAGACTCGGGTGATTCGAACTACTTGTTGGATTTGGCCGATGAGACGGAGTATGAAGATATCTTACCCAAGACTCATTTCAATTCGCCATATTATATCAACGTTCCGACGCCCAAACACTCCACCCTATCTGGGCAAGCAGGGGGTAGCAGTGTTGGTGTTTCTCCAGCAGCTGGAGTGAACGCTAGCGATGGTCTGGACCTGTATGATGATGGAACAGCATCATTTGTAAGGGAGTATCCTACCGATATTTTAGCCGATCGGTTTCATAAGTGGCggaagatattgaaaggGCTAGTTGTATACTTGAGGGAGGTTGCCTACTCGCAGGAGCAGTATGCCCGGATCAACTATTCGTTGAAGAATGCTGTCAAATTCTCGTTCTTGAGCGACTTGGACGAGAATACGAGCAAGGTGTTTGATCCATTGACTAAGAATATGCCGCAGAAGAAACCGCAACCAAGTCCCGCAATGAAGTCTCCAAGGGAGGAGAAGCCGGACCCCTTCGCGTCTGCTAGTAACTTTAGTGCGTCTACGGCCACGTTCAACACGTCATCGCTTGATCTTGGACAGGAGTTGCAGTTGGAACCACATGAGGGAtgttctggttctggttttATGAGTTTTGGATCCGGATCAATACAAGATATCCAGGTtatcttgaagaaatacCATCTGTCTATGTCTAGCCAGCAAATAAAGTCCAGTAAAGAGATTACTCAGCAGATCATACCTAAGTTGGAGGATCTTCGCAAGGATTTGAATCATaagatcaaagaaattaaGGAACTCAACGCAGACTTCAAGACTAATATTCAAGAGCACGTTGCACTAACCGGACAGCTCTTGCACAAATATATCGCGTCAgtgaacttcttgaacGACAGTGCGCAAAGATCGGACTTGATTAagctaaagaagaatcaagCACTAAAACCGAAACACGACCCTTATTTGTTAAAATTGCAATTGGATTTGCAACTCAAGAGACAATTGCTTGAGGAGAACTACTTACAAGAGGCCTATATCAATTTGCAAACTTCGGGTAtggaattggaaaagattATCTTCTCAACAGTTCAAAAGACCCTCCAAAGATTTTCTTCTATTATCGATGCTAATGCCCGTGTGTCGATCAACAATCTGTGCAAAGAATTGCAAAAGGGGATTCTTTCCAAACCCCCCTGCGTTGAATGGGATAACTTTGTTACTCACCATCCCAGGTGCCTCTTACCTTGGAAATCCACAGAGCCTATCCCACAACCTAGAAAGTTGTCCGATATCAGGTACCCAAAGATGAAGTCTTCGATGGCGAAATGTATTAGGGCTGGATATTTGTTAAGAAAATCGAAGTATTTGAAGAGTTACAACAAGAGTTATTTCGTATTAACTTCAAACTATTTGCATGAATTTAAGTCATctaatttcttcaaactgACTCAGGACAATTCAGAGAAAGATGACCATGCTATCGTTCCCAGCTCGAATAATAAAAGCAGATCTATCGTTCCTTTGATGAGTATTTCTCTCAACGACTCGGAATTGATTGAAGAGCAAGATAAGTTTACTATAAATTGCAAATCCACGTACATCCAACAGGAAGAGCAGAAGGAGTCTTTTTCACAAGATATAAAGAAGATTACTAAATCCACCTCTACAATTTCAAAGTTTTTCAAGCAAGGTAGCAGTAAGCAAAGTAAGCTCCATCTCAGTCTGACACCCAACAACAGTTCTTTAAATGTGTCTGGTGGTGCTACTGGAAAGGGTGATAATGAAGATAACGTTAAGTCGTCAAGCATTACATTTAAAAGGCCTAATGACGTAGATGTCAAggaattcaaaaaatggATAGCCAATTTGAAAGACCTCACTAGCTTCAGCAACACTGCCGCTAGATCGAAGTATATAGAGGagaagattttgaaggCTCATAGTAAGGTTGCTGCTAGCAGCTCACTGAACTTGGCACAGAGCAGTAAAACGACATCTATGCATCTAAACAGCCAATCGACACCATCTCTTGCCCAAAGGCCAGAGTATATTCAAATTACCCCTTCATCTATGCAACTGAACATGAGATCGAAAGTTAATACCCCAGCCATAGATGACAATGGTAATTTGATATTTGCTTCAGAGAGACCCAGAGCAATGTTCAATAGTGAAAGCATGATGATGTCACAACCACAAATTCCATCTAATGATGCTTCTCCAAGCTCATTTGTCTCCAATGATAGCTATGCTGCTTCTAATAAACAAGGTCTGACAAGCCCACAGCAAGGTGGAATGAGCTATGCGATAACAAGCAATGGTATGACACCTGTGCATCAACCAAACCCTTCACAACAAGGACATCATTCTAGAAATGTAAGCGGAGGTGGTAGTTCTCTGGGACCCGGTTCGATGTTTAACACAGATTTCAAGTTTACACCAACTCAAAATGTGTCTTCAGGGCCAGTCACATCTGCTAGTAACAATTCAAGTGGTAGTGGAGGTGGATATTTCGCCATTCCAGTGCAAAATAATAGCCAAAACAATAGCCAAAACAATAGCCATAACAACAGTACTGCTGTTTCTCAGGCCTCAACACCAGGCACCCACTCTCCGATCCAAGGTTCAAATGTAAACTCAAACCAGGGATTAACTTCTAATGGTCCATACGGCCATACGAAATCACCTTCGGACGTCATTCCCAGAATTCATATCAATGAACTAGAGGCTCCTATGCCAGTAAAGGTAAGTCCGGTAAACTATCCCCCAGAGCCAAGAAACAACAGGAACGGGCCATATAATAACCTAAAGAAAAACTCAAGTGCAAGTAGTGTTCCTTCGATAAACTCCTTATACACTGCATCTCCTGTTCTGTCAAATCCAGCACACAATTCAAGCTCACCATCGCTACAGGCCGGAAAACCACAGACTCAACCTGTTAGAAGACATAAGAAGACGGTGtcattcaattctttgaacAGTTTGATGTTCTCTAAAAAAGCAGGTAATCCATCCAACAACCAATACTTGTCTGATGCTAAGATcaacgaagatgatgacCCAGACGGCATTAACATACACGGTTCTCTGTATTCCTAA
- the VAS1 gene encoding valine--tRNA ligase — MLKCFSVSSFNLLRNQLLNSQLHKSSYCYFRNMSTESKQGAGEAGPALPQVDEKTGEIIINPLKEDGTPKSAKEIEKERKKAEKLLKFAAKQAKQAQNQAGKAKNAAKKEKKKKEAEPVPEFVDKTVPGEKKVLVSLDDPALKAYNPANVESSWYDWWTKSGFFEPEFTADGKIKPEGLFTIPAPPPNVTGSLHIGHALTIAIQDSLARYNRMKGKTVLFLPGFDHAGIATQSVVEKQIWATEKKTRHDYGREEFVSKVWEWKEEYHSKIKNQVKKLGASYDWSREAFTLDPKLSKAVMEAFVRLHEEGIIYRASRLVNWSVKLNTAISNLEVENKEVKARTQLSVPGYDEKVEFGVLTSFAYPVVGSDEKLIVATTRPETIFGDTAVAVHPDDARYKHLHGKFVQHPFLDRKLPIVCDSEAVDMEFGTGAVKITPGHDQNDYNTGKRHDLEIINILTDDGLLNENCGPEWEGVKRFDARKMVIEQLKQKGLFIGQEDNEMTIPTCSRSGDIIEPLLKPQWWVSQKEMAKEAIKAVREGQITITPKSSEAEYFHWLENIQDWCISRQLWWGHRCPVYFVNIEGEDNDRNDDAYWVAGRDLKEAEAKAAAKFAGKKYTLEQDEDVLDTWFSSGLYPFSTLGWPDKTPDMEQFYPASMLETGWDILFFWVARMILLGIKLTGQVPFKEVFCHSLVRDAQGRKMSKSLGNVVDPLDVISGIKLDDLHAKLLVGNLDPREVEKAKAGQKESYPNGIPQCGTDALRFALCAYTTGGRDINLDILRVEGYRKFCNKIYQATKFALMRLGDDYQPPASEKLSGNESLVEKWILNELTKTAKTVNEAFEKRDFLNSTTAIYEFWYLICDVYIENSKYLIQEGTPVQQKSAKDTLYILIDNALKLIHPFMPFISEEMWQHLPRYASEKTESIVKASYPVFKEEFSNETAAKEYELILNITKEARSLLAQYNILKNGKVFVESSNESFFTTVDSQKDSIVSLIKAIDEVAVVKSSSEIPEGCVLQSVNPEVNVHVLVKGHVDIDAEIAKVQKKLEKTLKSKAGIEKIVNTADYETKANDQVKQFNKERLEHAAAEIDTLEATIANLERLKL, encoded by the coding sequence ATGTTGAAGTGTTTTTCTGTAAGTAGTTTTAACTTACTGAGGAACCAGTTGCTTAATTCGCAGTTGCACAAGAGCAGTTATTGTTACTTTCGGAATATGAGTACAGAGTCCAAGCAGGGAGCCGGTGAGGCTGGTCCAGCATTGCCTCAGGTTGATGAAAAGACCGGAGAAATTATCATCAATCCTTTGAAGGAAGATGGTACCCCAAAGAGTGCTAAGGAGATTGAGaaggaaaggaagaaggctgaaaagttgttgaagtttgCAGCCAAGCAAGCCAAGCAAGCACAGAACCAGGCAGGTAAGGCTAAGAATGCTgctaagaaggaaaagaagaagaaggaagctGAGCCAGTTCCAGAATTCGTGGACAAGACTGTTCCAGGtgagaagaaggttttggtttctttggACGATCCAGCTTTGAAGGCTTACAACCCAGCCAATGTTGAATCTTCGTGGTACGACTGGTGGACTAAGTCTGGGTTCTTCGAACCTGAGTTTACTGCCGATGGTAAGATCAAGCCAGAAGGTCTATTCACTATTCctgcaccaccaccaaacGTTACTGGTTCTTTGCACATTGGGCACGCTTTGACCATTGCTATCCAAGATTCCTTGGCTAGATACAACCGTATGAAGGGTAAGACCGTTTTATTCTTGCCTGGTTTTGACCACGCCGGTATTGCTACTCAATCCGTTGTCGAAAAGCAAATATGGGCCACTGAGAAGAAGACCAGACACGATTACGGTAGAGAAGAATTCGTTTCTAAGGTTTGGGAATGGAAGGAGGAGTACCACAGCAAGATTAAGAACCAAGTTAAGAAGCTAGGTGCTTCTTATGACTGGAGCCGCGAAGCCTTCACCTTGGATCCAAAGCTTTCTAAGGCTGTCATGGAAGCATTTGTCAGATTACACGAAGAAGGTATCATTTACCGTGCTTCCCGTTTAGTTAACTGGTCTGTTAAGCTAAATACTGCCATTTCCAACTTGGAAGTGGAGAACAAGGAAGTCAAGGCTAGAACTCAATTGTCTGTTCCAGGCTATGATGAAAAGGTCGAATTCGGTGTTTTGACCTCTTTTGCATACCCAGTCGTTGGCTCTGATGAAAAGTTGATCGTGGCCACCACCCGTCCAGAAACCATCTTTGGTGACACTGCTGTCGCCGTTCATCCAGATGATGCTCGTTACAAGCACTTGCACGGTAAGTTTGTTCAACATCCATTCTTGGACCGTAAGTTACCAATTGTTTGCGATAGTGAAGCAGTTGATATGGAATTCGGTACTGGTGCTGTCAAGATCACTCCAGGTCACGACCAAAACGATTACAACACTGGTAAGCGTCATGACTTAGAAATCATCAACATTTTGACCGACGATGGTTTGTTGAATGAAAACTGTGGTCCTGAATGGGAAGGTGTCAAGAGATTCGACGCCAGAAAGATGGTCATCGAACAATTGAAGCAAAAGGGTCTATTTATTGGTCAAGAAGATAATGAAATGACCATTCCAACATGTTCCAGATCTGGTGATATCATCGAACCTCTATTGAAGCCACAATGGTGGGTTTCCCAAAAGGAAATGGCCAAGGAGGCTATCAAGGCTGTTAGAGAAGGTCAAATTACGATTACTCCAAAGTCCTCGGAAGCTGAATACTTCCACTGGTTAGAGAACATTCAAGATTGGTGTATCTCCAGACAACTATGGTGGGGTCACCGTTGTCCTGTTTACTTCGTTAACATTGAAGGTGAAGACAACGATCGTAACGATGATGCCTACTGGGTTGCTGGTAGAGACTTGAAGGAAGCTGAAGCTAAGGCTGCTGCTAAGTTCGCTGGAAAGAAGTACACCCTAGaacaagatgaagatgtcTTAGACACTTGGTTCTCTTCTGGTTTGTACCCATTCTCTACTCTAGGCTGGCCAGATAAGACCCCAGATATGGAACAATTCTACCCAGCTTCCATGTTGGAAACCGGTTGGGATATTCTATTCTTCTGGGTTGCTAGAATGATCTTGTTAGGTATTAAGCTAACTGGTCAAGTTCCATTCAAGGAAGTGTTCTGTCACTCTTTGGTCCGTGATGCTCAAGGTCGTAAGATGTCGAAGTCTTTGGGTAACGTCGTTGATCCATTGGATGTTATTAGCGGTATCAAGTTGGATGATCTACATGCTAAGTTGTTAGTTGGTAACTTGGATCCAagagaagttgaaaaggcCAAGGCCGGTCAAAAGGAATCCTATCCAAATGGTATTCCACAATGTGGTACTGATGCCTTGAGATTTGCTCTATGTGCTTACACAACTGGTGGTCGTGATATTAACTTGGATATTCTTCGTGTCGAAGGTTACAGAAAATTCTGTAACAAGATCTACCAAGCTACTAAGTTTGCATTGATGAGATTAGGTGATGATTACCAACCACCTGCATCTGAAAAGTTGTCTGGAAATGAATCCTTGGTTGAAAAATGGATCTTGAACGAATTGACCAAGACTGCCAAGACCGTTAACGAAGCTTTCGAAAAGCGTGACTTCTTGAACTCTACTACCGCCATTTACGAATTCTGGTACTTGATTTGTGATGTTTACATTGAAAACTCCAAGTACTTGATTCAAGAAGGTACCCCAGTTCAACAAAAGTCTGCTAAGGACACTCTTTACATCTTGATTGACAACGCATTGAAGTTAATTCACCCATTCATGCCATTCATCTCCGAAGAAATGTGGCAACACTTGCCAAGATACGCATCTGAAAAGACTGAAAGTATCGTCAAGGCCTCATACCCAGTcttcaaggaagaattcTCTAATGAAACTGCTGCTAAGGAGTACGAATTGATTTTGAACATCACTAAGGAAGCTCGTTCCCTATTGGCTCAATACAACATCCTAAAGAACGGTAAGGTGTTTGTTGAATCCAGCAACGAATCTTTCTTCACAACCGTCGACTCTCAAAAGGACTCCATTGTCTCTTTGATTAAGGCCATTGATGAAGTTGCCGTTGTCAAATCTAGTTCTGAAATTCCAGAAGGTTGCGTCCTACAATCAGTAAACCCAGAAGTTAACGTCCACGTTCTTGTGAAGGGTCATGTTGACATCGATGCTGAAATCGCCAAGGtccaaaagaagttggaaaagACCTTGAAGTCCAAGGCAGGTATTGAAAAGATTGTCAACACTGCTGATTACGAAACGAAGGCTAACGACCAAGTAAAGcaattcaacaaagaaagattggagcatgctgctgctgaaatTGATACCTTGGAAGCAACCATTGCTAACTTGGAGAGATTAAAGCTATGA